In a single window of the Rhizobium etli CFN 42 genome:
- a CDS encoding mandelate racemase/muconate lactonizing enzyme family protein, whose translation MKITDLRCAVIGKHPIVRIVTDEGLYGLGEVEFTKAYLKPWVLHFREALVGEDPTDVERVMLKIRQRGSFKPYGAAVSAIEHALWDIAGKAAGVPAYKLLGGKVRDKVRVYNGSVRQIRTGDRPEDYAADVKWMMEQPQNFFMIKQGISFHSNMKDTIEGFHYGVMQKKAGYHGAMDQGVISERGFNHMLDCVAAMKEVLGDKVSLALDCGPGWMLPDAIRFARAVEKYNLMWLEDMLTGDYVPWVNPQAYRELTTSTSTPIHTGEQLYLRHNFKELIETQAVRVIGPDPADVGGIAELKWIAEHAYMHSILMAPHGVANGVLGLGALINVCATLPANYIAFEYPTASDPWWEDLIIGLPAQIVKDSMVDLLEAPGLGLDIDAEGARKYLREEDAGFFD comes from the coding sequence ATGAAGATTACCGACCTGCGCTGCGCCGTCATCGGCAAACACCCGATCGTCCGCATTGTCACGGACGAGGGCCTCTATGGCTTGGGCGAAGTCGAATTTACCAAGGCCTATCTCAAGCCTTGGGTGCTGCATTTCCGCGAGGCGCTGGTCGGCGAGGATCCGACCGACGTTGAGAGAGTGATGCTGAAGATCCGCCAACGCGGCTCTTTCAAGCCGTACGGCGCGGCGGTTAGCGCGATCGAGCATGCGCTGTGGGATATCGCCGGCAAGGCCGCGGGCGTGCCGGCCTATAAGCTGCTCGGCGGCAAGGTACGGGACAAGGTGCGCGTCTATAACGGCTCGGTCCGTCAGATACGCACGGGCGACCGGCCGGAGGATTACGCCGCCGACGTCAAATGGATGATGGAGCAGCCGCAGAACTTCTTCATGATCAAGCAAGGGATCTCGTTCCACTCCAATATGAAGGACACCATCGAGGGTTTCCATTACGGCGTGATGCAGAAGAAGGCCGGCTATCACGGTGCCATGGATCAGGGCGTGATCAGCGAGCGCGGTTTCAATCACATGCTCGACTGCGTGGCCGCGATGAAGGAGGTGCTGGGCGACAAAGTCAGCCTGGCGCTCGACTGCGGCCCGGGCTGGATGCTGCCGGATGCGATCAGATTCGCCCGGGCGGTGGAAAAGTACAATCTGATGTGGCTCGAGGACATGCTGACTGGCGACTACGTGCCGTGGGTCAATCCGCAGGCCTACCGGGAACTGACGACCTCCACCTCAACGCCAATCCACACTGGTGAGCAGCTTTACTTGCGGCACAATTTCAAGGAACTGATCGAGACGCAGGCGGTCCGCGTCATCGGGCCCGATCCGGCCGATGTTGGCGGCATCGCGGAGCTCAAATGGATCGCCGAGCACGCCTACATGCACTCGATCCTGATGGCGCCGCACGGCGTCGCTAACGGCGTGCTGGGACTCGGCGCATTGATCAATGTCTGCGCCACGTTGCCGGCAAATTATATCGCCTTCGAATACCCGACCGCCTCCGACCCTTGGTGGGAGGATCTGATCATCGGCTTGCCGGCGCAGATCGTGAAGGACAGCATGGTGGACCTACTGGAAGCGCCGGGGCTGGGCCTCGACATCGACGCCGAAGGGGCAAGGAAGTATCTCAGGGAAGAGGACGCGGGCTTTTTCGACTGA
- a CDS encoding mandelate racemase/muconate lactonizing enzyme family protein has translation MPEAYGADQALNRVNTHSKPSDLRITDMRVAEIVGAPFTSVLLKIYTNQGIVGLGEVRDGASATYALMLKSRLLGENPCNIDRLFRRIKQFGGHGRQGGGVSAIEIALWDLAGKAYGVPIYQMLGGRFREKVRLYCDTDATVPSGTETGRRLKQRMELGFTFLKMDLGLMQIADVPGAVVFPAGSLEGYRDRPGRGPLKTIEERRVRNATYDLHNVAHPFTGLHFSDKGLDLLEQYIAEVREVIGMQVPLAIDHIGHISMQNGIRLARRIEKYVPAWLEDVIPWQYTEQYRQLQDSTTVPICTGEDIYLKEGFEPLLKSGGVSVIHPDLLTSGGILETKKIGDMAQDHGVAMAIHMAETPIAAMAAAHVATATENFMALEYHSVDVDWWDDIVTGLPKPLVKDGFITVSDKPGLGIDDIDDEVISQHLQPGVTGIWQPTDHWDDEYPWDRTWS, from the coding sequence ATGCCAGAGGCATATGGAGCCGACCAGGCGCTCAATCGGGTGAACACGCATTCCAAACCGTCCGACCTTCGCATAACCGACATGCGGGTAGCCGAAATCGTCGGTGCGCCGTTCACCTCAGTGCTGCTTAAGATTTACACGAACCAGGGCATCGTCGGGCTCGGCGAGGTGCGCGACGGTGCCAGCGCCACCTACGCGCTGATGCTGAAGAGCCGGTTGCTTGGTGAGAACCCCTGCAACATCGATCGACTGTTTCGACGGATCAAGCAGTTCGGCGGGCACGGTCGGCAAGGCGGAGGCGTATCTGCGATTGAGATCGCGTTGTGGGATCTTGCCGGCAAGGCCTATGGCGTTCCCATCTATCAGATGCTCGGCGGCCGGTTCCGGGAGAAAGTCCGCCTCTACTGCGATACTGACGCCACGGTGCCGAGCGGCACCGAGACCGGCAGACGCCTCAAACAGCGCATGGAGCTCGGCTTCACCTTCCTAAAGATGGATCTGGGCCTGATGCAGATCGCGGATGTGCCGGGTGCTGTCGTTTTTCCTGCCGGCTCACTTGAAGGGTACCGCGACCGCCCCGGCCGCGGACCGCTGAAGACCATTGAAGAGCGGCGCGTTCGCAATGCTACCTACGATCTGCATAACGTCGCGCACCCGTTTACCGGGCTCCACTTTTCCGACAAGGGCCTCGACCTGCTTGAGCAATACATTGCCGAGGTTCGCGAGGTCATCGGTATGCAGGTCCCGCTCGCGATCGACCATATTGGCCATATCTCCATGCAGAACGGAATTCGCCTCGCCAGGCGAATTGAAAAATACGTGCCGGCCTGGCTCGAGGATGTGATTCCATGGCAATACACCGAGCAGTACCGACAACTGCAGGACTCCACCACGGTGCCGATCTGCACCGGCGAGGACATATATCTCAAGGAGGGGTTCGAGCCTCTGCTCAAGAGCGGCGGCGTCTCCGTCATCCATCCGGACCTGCTCACCAGTGGCGGCATTCTTGAGACCAAGAAGATCGGTGATATGGCACAGGACCATGGTGTGGCCATGGCGATCCACATGGCGGAAACTCCAATCGCCGCAATGGCCGCCGCACACGTCGCGACGGCGACCGAAAACTTCATGGCGCTCGAATACCACTCCGTCGATGTCGACTGGTGGGACGATATCGTCACCGGCCTTCCCAAGCCGTTGGTGAAGGACGGCTTCATCACTGTTTCGGACAAGCCGGGGTTGGGGATTGACGATATCGACGACGAGGTGATCTCGCAGCATCTGCAGCCGGGTGTCACCGGCATCTGGCAGCCTACCGATCATTGGGATGATGAGTATCCCTGGGATCGCACCTGGAGTTGA
- a CDS encoding class I SAM-dependent methyltransferase codes for MAQPLFSLDGQSLITPQSVSNKFPSPHNHNETDRLRIAEAEFAVVINIAVQRFAAGKNLPDAVRWLIGQLHDIRQKFGAAVWQKIIPIIQAHPSATILQQCPFTRWSFEKPRGYSGDAGLIDFIYGHPAVAEEVARSTPLGLNIFEYTINAPGPVAVRERRDTLTRYVDETAVRTGSDTEILAIAAGHLREAEASKALAEGRLKRWVALDQDPESIGSISSQFHGTSVQPINGSVRGLLARKHQIGTFDLIYAAGLYDYLTDKVAIRLTQICMEMLKPGGVFLFANFSDEMADDGYMESYMNWELLQRSEADMWRITNAGATQNAVDKTVWFGANRNIIYSTIRKRS; via the coding sequence GTGGCTCAACCCCTCTTTTCCCTTGATGGCCAAAGCTTGATTACACCGCAGTCCGTCAGCAATAAGTTCCCCTCACCTCACAACCATAATGAAACAGACCGCCTGCGAATCGCGGAGGCTGAGTTTGCAGTTGTCATCAACATTGCAGTGCAGCGGTTCGCCGCGGGCAAAAACCTGCCTGATGCAGTCAGATGGTTGATTGGTCAGCTCCATGACATCCGGCAAAAATTTGGCGCTGCTGTGTGGCAGAAGATCATCCCGATTATTCAGGCCCATCCCTCGGCCACGATTCTGCAGCAGTGCCCGTTCACTCGCTGGTCTTTTGAAAAACCCCGCGGCTACTCCGGTGATGCTGGTCTTATAGACTTTATTTATGGGCATCCGGCAGTGGCCGAAGAAGTGGCCAGATCTACCCCTCTCGGTCTGAATATCTTCGAATACACGATAAATGCTCCGGGCCCGGTAGCCGTAAGGGAACGTCGCGACACCCTGACCCGCTACGTCGACGAGACGGCTGTGCGAACGGGTTCGGATACCGAGATCCTGGCCATAGCCGCCGGTCACCTTCGCGAAGCGGAGGCGTCAAAAGCACTTGCGGAAGGCCGCCTTAAACGCTGGGTTGCTCTTGATCAGGATCCCGAAAGCATCGGCTCGATCTCGAGCCAGTTCCATGGAACTTCTGTCCAGCCTATCAATGGATCCGTGCGCGGCTTGCTGGCGCGAAAGCATCAGATTGGCACATTCGATCTAATCTACGCAGCAGGTTTGTACGATTACCTCACCGACAAGGTAGCAATCCGACTCACGCAGATTTGCATGGAAATGCTGAAACCGGGCGGCGTCTTTCTATTTGCCAACTTTTCAGACGAGATGGCCGATGACGGATACATGGAATCCTACATGAACTGGGAACTACTCCAGCGTTCCGAGGCCGATATGTGGCGAATTACCAATGCTGGTGCGACGCAAAACGCGGTTGATAAGACGGTCTGGTTCGGCGCCAACCGCAACATCATTTACAGCACTATCAGAAAGCGGTCGTAA